A DNA window from Rossellomorea marisflavi contains the following coding sequences:
- a CDS encoding sigma-54-dependent transcriptional regulator encodes MKALLIAPYSGMAEVSKQLDLPPDVKMDVTVANLEEGADFARQTMLEEYDIIISRGGTALAIEQVASLPVIHIQISGYDMLRVFTLIKNIGKKVALVGFASVTQGAATLCNILEYDIEVKTIANRTEVKPLLESLKEAGYESIIGDVVTVQAAESMGLHGVLITSGKEALIQAVEEGRRTFQLSKKVRHNYDIFHQLFHEFPYPTAVIGKDLLIHERNAAYRAYLDDNALTQSTIKLPLEDVLSTGKNQWLKLEHGNHFLVVQLFKLTDTKAGMMCFVRGNPSDRKPISIDIGPNASPIIGESLYSRDLARQLKRLSSMPLSIIGDKGTGKSTVAENIHHQRFGHAAPLISIDAALLDEHALSELKQILLPIQAGSIVVLNQDKSQHVEEFTSLLTSYSHRVQVIFIQEDAGQDVTIETQSIHLAPLSRRKEDIPVFAHYFLTALHAQNGSETVGIKPEAMTLLKEYGWPGNLHELKQAIHELAQKADGYYIEKAQTEMLLSCKKASIHSTSVDGTLRQIEKRIIETVLAEENGNQSRASKRLGINRSTLWRKLNEEN; translated from the coding sequence ATGAAAGCTCTCTTAATAGCACCTTATAGCGGAATGGCTGAAGTCAGCAAGCAGCTTGACCTCCCTCCAGACGTGAAGATGGACGTCACTGTCGCCAACCTCGAGGAGGGAGCTGACTTTGCACGTCAAACGATGCTGGAGGAGTACGATATCATCATCAGCCGCGGGGGTACGGCACTTGCAATCGAACAGGTTGCTTCCCTACCGGTGATCCATATTCAAATATCAGGCTACGATATGCTACGCGTCTTTACGCTGATTAAAAACATCGGAAAGAAAGTCGCGCTAGTCGGATTTGCGTCTGTTACACAAGGGGCCGCAACTCTTTGCAATATCCTTGAATACGACATTGAAGTAAAGACCATTGCCAACAGGACGGAAGTGAAGCCACTCCTCGAATCCCTCAAGGAAGCCGGTTATGAATCCATCATAGGGGATGTGGTAACCGTGCAAGCAGCCGAATCCATGGGCCTTCATGGAGTGCTTATCACTTCAGGAAAAGAGGCATTGATCCAAGCAGTTGAGGAAGGAAGACGTACTTTCCAGCTTTCCAAAAAGGTAAGGCATAATTACGATATCTTCCATCAGCTTTTTCATGAATTCCCTTACCCAACTGCCGTAATCGGAAAAGACCTCCTGATTCATGAGCGAAATGCGGCTTACCGTGCGTATCTTGATGACAATGCCTTAACCCAATCAACCATTAAACTCCCACTGGAAGATGTGTTGAGTACAGGAAAGAACCAGTGGTTGAAACTTGAACACGGGAACCATTTTTTAGTGGTTCAACTTTTCAAACTCACGGATACGAAAGCCGGAATGATGTGCTTTGTCAGAGGAAACCCATCCGACAGGAAGCCGATATCGATCGATATTGGACCGAATGCCTCTCCAATAATAGGAGAAAGCCTCTATTCACGGGATCTGGCTAGACAATTGAAACGACTGAGCTCAATGCCACTCTCCATCATCGGTGATAAAGGAACAGGCAAATCGACGGTGGCAGAAAACATTCACCACCAACGATTTGGGCACGCCGCTCCTCTAATCAGCATCGACGCCGCTTTGCTCGATGAACATGCTTTGAGCGAATTGAAACAAATCCTTTTGCCTATCCAGGCAGGGAGCATTGTGGTTCTAAACCAGGATAAAAGCCAGCACGTGGAAGAATTCACGAGTTTGTTGACATCCTATTCTCATCGTGTGCAGGTCATATTTATCCAGGAAGATGCCGGGCAGGATGTAACGATCGAAACGCAAAGTATCCACTTAGCCCCATTATCAAGACGAAAAGAGGACATTCCGGTCTTCGCCCATTATTTCTTAACGGCCTTACATGCTCAAAACGGAAGTGAAACCGTAGGGATAAAGCCTGAAGCCATGACCTTGTTGAAGGAATATGGTTGGCCCGGGAATCTCCATGAACTGAAGCAAGCAATCCATGAATTGGCACAGAAAGCCGACGGATATTATATAGAAAAAGCACAAACAGAAATGTTGCTATCATGCAAAAAAGCATCGATTCATTCCACATCAGTCGACGGGACACTCAGACAAATCGAAAAAAGGATTATAGAAACGGTTTTAGCTGAGGAAAACGGGAATCAATCCCGCGCTTCGAAGCGTCTGGGTATTAATCGATCTACATTGTGGAGAAAACTGAATGAAGAGAATTGA
- a CDS encoding transporter substrate-binding domain-containing protein, whose translation MKKRATIFALLLVSALVMLAGCGKSGASGSEDKDTFTVGLEAGYAPFNWSQKSDTNGAVKIKGSKEYAGGYDVEMAKKLADKMGKELVVVKTEWDGLVPALNSGKIDAIVAGMSPTAERKKAIDFSDNYYKSDLVMVVKKGGKFEGAKSIQDFKGAKVTAQLNTFHYSVIDQIKGVSKETAMDNFPAMRVALQSGIIDGYVSERPEAVSASTANDDFAMVEFNDGFKTSEDDTAVAVGVEKGSDLTEEINKALKDISEDERTEIMDQAIKNQPAEQ comes from the coding sequence ATGAAAAAAAGAGCAACGATCTTTGCATTATTGTTGGTTTCGGCACTGGTTATGTTGGCAGGCTGCGGGAAAAGCGGGGCTTCAGGTTCGGAAGACAAAGACACATTCACTGTAGGTCTTGAAGCAGGATACGCACCATTCAACTGGTCACAGAAATCAGACACCAATGGAGCGGTTAAAATCAAAGGAAGCAAGGAATATGCCGGCGGGTATGACGTGGAAATGGCGAAAAAGCTTGCAGATAAAATGGGCAAAGAACTCGTTGTTGTGAAAACAGAGTGGGACGGACTCGTTCCTGCCCTGAACTCAGGTAAGATCGACGCCATTGTCGCAGGGATGTCCCCAACAGCTGAGCGTAAAAAAGCCATCGACTTCTCTGATAACTACTACAAATCCGATCTTGTGATGGTCGTGAAAAAAGGCGGAAAATTTGAAGGAGCCAAGTCGATCCAGGACTTCAAAGGGGCAAAAGTGACAGCTCAGCTGAACACGTTCCACTACTCTGTGATCGATCAGATCAAAGGGGTTTCCAAAGAAACAGCCATGGATAACTTCCCTGCCATGAGGGTTGCCCTTCAATCAGGCATTATCGATGGATATGTATCGGAACGTCCGGAAGCAGTGAGTGCTTCAACAGCAAATGACGATTTCGCCATGGTTGAATTCAATGATGGGTTCAAAACATCAGAAGATGATACGGCCGTAGCTGTAGGAGTGGAAAAAGGAAGCGACCTCACGGAAGAAATCAATAAAGCATTGAAGGATATTTCAGAAGATGAACGTACAGAGATCATGGATCAGGCCATCAAGAACCAGCCTGCAGAACAGTAA
- a CDS encoding PRD domain-containing protein, whose translation MKFSKAFNNNVALVEDPSGTEWIVMGTGVGFQRKKGDPIPEENIRRKFVAEQSSTRRPLMQVLDEIDSEVLDVSVEIIKNAEAELGVTFNNNIYLTLADHLNFAVKRANERVDYPDTNRWEVKNLYPKEYAAAKNAIRQVFDRLDVLLPKSEETFITYHFVNGQQERKTDIEETLKMTEVINRIIEIVQYHFQVKLDEDSLNYTRFITHLRYFFIRQFKQEQGDPEEVDVTLLEVVKNKYEKAYRAVEKISHLLLKQYGWTLSSNEILYLTLHVWRVTNQSAK comes from the coding sequence ATGAAATTTTCAAAGGCATTCAATAACAACGTAGCATTGGTAGAAGATCCATCAGGGACTGAGTGGATTGTGATGGGGACGGGCGTAGGATTCCAGCGGAAAAAAGGGGATCCCATTCCCGAAGAGAATATCCGGCGCAAATTCGTCGCCGAGCAGTCATCGACCCGCAGACCATTGATGCAGGTGTTGGATGAAATTGATTCCGAGGTCCTCGATGTTTCAGTGGAAATCATCAAGAATGCAGAGGCGGAGCTTGGGGTCACATTCAATAATAATATTTACCTCACCCTCGCCGATCACCTGAATTTCGCTGTCAAACGGGCGAATGAACGGGTGGACTATCCCGATACGAACCGGTGGGAAGTGAAGAATCTTTATCCGAAGGAATACGCAGCGGCGAAAAATGCCATCCGGCAGGTGTTCGACAGGCTGGATGTGCTGCTTCCGAAGAGTGAAGAAACCTTCATCACCTATCATTTTGTCAACGGGCAGCAGGAACGCAAAACCGATATCGAAGAAACACTCAAGATGACAGAAGTGATCAACCGGATCATCGAGATCGTCCAGTATCACTTCCAGGTGAAGCTTGATGAGGATTCCCTCAATTACACCCGCTTCATCACCCATCTGCGCTACTTCTTCATCCGGCAGTTCAAACAGGAACAGGGCGACCCCGAAGAAGTCGATGTCACCTTACTTGAGGTCGTGAAGAACAAATATGAGAAAGCCTACAGGGCAGTGGAGAAAATCTCCCATCTGCTCCTCAAGCAGTACGGCTGGACGCTGTCCTCGAATGAGATCCTGTATCTCACGCTTCACGTGTGGCGCGTCACCAACCAATCAGCTAAATAG
- a CDS encoding amino acid ABC transporter permease, whose amino-acid sequence MSLEWIIRIITDNWAMFLRGAGVTLLIAFVGTVIGAAIGLLAGVIRTIPVPERGPKKVILKVVNIVLSIYIEFFRGTPMIVQAMVIYYGSAMAFGFDMNVMVAAFIVVSINTGAYMAEIVRGGIISIDKGQFEAAQAIGMNHVQTMWNVVMPQVIRNILPATGNHFIINIKDTSVLNVISVSELYFLTKSVAGNNFRYFESFFVACMIYFVMTFAVTKILRHFEKKLDGPESYTMVDAKAK is encoded by the coding sequence ATGAGCTTAGAGTGGATCATCAGAATTATTACAGACAACTGGGCCATGTTCTTGCGAGGAGCGGGTGTGACCTTGTTGATCGCCTTTGTCGGTACCGTGATCGGTGCCGCCATCGGCCTGTTGGCAGGCGTCATCCGGACCATCCCTGTCCCTGAACGCGGACCGAAGAAGGTCATCCTCAAAGTCGTGAACATCGTATTATCCATCTACATCGAATTCTTCCGGGGCACGCCGATGATTGTACAGGCAATGGTCATCTATTACGGTTCGGCCATGGCCTTCGGATTCGATATGAACGTCATGGTGGCGGCTTTCATCGTCGTCTCCATCAATACGGGTGCCTATATGGCCGAAATCGTCCGCGGTGGGATCATCTCCATCGACAAGGGGCAATTCGAGGCTGCCCAGGCCATCGGGATGAACCATGTGCAGACGATGTGGAATGTCGTCATGCCTCAGGTCATCCGTAATATCCTGCCGGCAACGGGGAATCATTTTATCATCAACATCAAAGATACATCCGTCCTGAATGTCATCTCTGTATCGGAGCTGTACTTCCTGACCAAATCCGTGGCAGGGAACAACTTCCGTTACTTCGAATCATTCTTCGTCGCATGTATGATTTACTTCGTCATGACATTCGCCGTGACCAAGATCCTCCGTCACTTCGAGAAGAAGCTCGACGGACCGGAGAGCTATACAATGGTAGATGCGAAAGCCAAATAA
- a CDS encoding MerR family transcriptional regulator codes for MYTIGQTSEKTGFSRDTLRYYEKVGLIPPPSRLENGRRVYTDEDIETLLLLSSLKSTGLSIEEMTDIVKARKIALPNREKKNDEYRKSVQKKIAILHRHIHLMELQKQEIEKIIQASEEKIRHYEGLIK; via the coding sequence ATGTATACAATCGGACAAACCTCTGAGAAAACGGGATTCTCCCGGGATACACTGCGCTACTACGAAAAAGTCGGGCTCATCCCGCCGCCGTCAAGACTTGAAAACGGCAGAAGGGTATATACCGACGAAGACATCGAAACGCTTCTCCTCCTCTCAAGCCTGAAGTCCACGGGTCTATCCATAGAGGAGATGACCGATATCGTGAAGGCGAGAAAGATTGCCCTTCCCAATAGGGAGAAAAAAAACGATGAATACCGTAAGTCCGTACAGAAGAAAATTGCGATCCTTCATAGACACATCCATCTCATGGAGTTGCAGAAGCAGGAAATCGAGAAGATCATCCAGGCTAGCGAGGAAAAGATCAGGCACTATGAAGGATTGATAAAATAG
- a CDS encoding GGDEF domain-containing protein: MEIYVDSTIITALLFIGFLFTLIMIGSYGFTHKRDMTLNMFFLAKCCQILAVSLMVFRGDISDVLSIWLANIVLYTGTSLEVAALVNLQGYLRPKMRLIYIYVTIVGIMGFSILFIFYNTESVRIAYYSFLTAILLSPVCLVGFRSSSLLMKVVSLLYGVGVIFSIVRGFSSFFIPIQSFTLYNPGVLQLIVLLSFYVLSNLMNLAFLLLMKEKVDQELVILANQDDLTGVLNRRAFTRSAEDLVRHNKKGLQHSFLLFDVDHFKQINDTYGHLAGDQVLQDMTTTIQGQLTDKDLFGRYGGDEFAILLVDKGIEASNRFTEQLISSLHSTKSIVPYQVSIGITTFETSTLEELYACCDEALYEAKKAGRNQFKRW, encoded by the coding sequence TTGGAGATCTATGTCGATTCCACCATCATTACAGCCCTGCTGTTCATCGGCTTCTTATTCACCCTAATCATGATCGGATCTTACGGATTTACCCACAAGCGGGATATGACCCTGAATATGTTCTTCCTGGCCAAATGTTGCCAGATCCTGGCGGTATCCTTAATGGTGTTCCGGGGCGATATTTCCGATGTGCTATCGATATGGTTGGCCAACATCGTTCTTTATACGGGGACATCTTTGGAAGTTGCAGCGCTAGTGAATCTTCAGGGCTATTTACGTCCTAAGATGAGGCTCATCTATATATATGTGACGATCGTCGGGATTATGGGCTTTTCCATCTTATTTATCTTTTACAATACAGAGTCTGTCCGCATCGCCTACTATTCGTTCCTGACGGCCATCCTCCTTTCACCGGTTTGTCTGGTCGGTTTCAGGAGTTCATCCCTTCTGATGAAGGTTGTGAGCCTGCTTTATGGAGTTGGCGTCATCTTCTCCATCGTCCGGGGATTCAGTTCATTTTTCATCCCAATCCAATCCTTTACCCTTTATAATCCCGGGGTCCTTCAATTGATTGTCCTGCTTTCTTTTTATGTTTTATCGAATTTGATGAATCTTGCCTTCCTTCTTCTGATGAAGGAAAAGGTCGACCAGGAACTCGTCATCTTGGCAAACCAGGATGATCTGACAGGAGTACTGAATAGACGGGCATTCACCAGAAGCGCAGAAGATCTTGTTCGTCACAACAAAAAAGGGTTGCAACACTCGTTCCTTCTCTTTGATGTCGATCATTTTAAACAGATCAACGATACATATGGTCACTTGGCAGGGGATCAAGTCCTTCAAGATATGACCACAACGATACAGGGTCAATTAACGGATAAGGACCTGTTTGGACGATATGGTGGAGATGAATTCGCCATCTTGCTTGTTGATAAAGGGATAGAGGCCTCAAATCGTTTTACTGAACAATTGATTTCTTCTCTCCACTCAACCAAGAGCATCGTCCCATATCAAGTCAGTATAGGCATCACCACCTTCGAGACCTCAACCTTGGAAGAGCTTTATGCCTGTTGTGATGAAGCCTTGTATGAAGCAAAAAAAGCGGGCCGTAATCAATTCAAGAGATGGTGA
- a CDS encoding amino acid ABC transporter ATP-binding protein, translating into MENVIDIQHLNKSFGTHEVLKDIDFSVKKGEVVSIIGSSGSGKSTLLRCINLLEKPSGGQIIYNGENILDSKHDIFSYRQNLGMVFQQFNLFNNHNVLKNCVVGQVKVLKRSKEEAEKVALKYLDVVGMSQYVNASPKQLSGGQKQRVAIARALSMEPDVMLFDEPTSALDPEMVGEVLRVMKELAGSGLTMLIVTHEMEFAKEVSDRVVFMDKGVIAEEGPPEQIFNHPKQERTREFLKRTLKNG; encoded by the coding sequence GTGGAAAACGTCATAGACATCCAGCATTTGAACAAATCCTTCGGCACCCATGAAGTGCTCAAGGACATCGACTTTTCAGTGAAAAAAGGGGAAGTGGTGAGCATCATCGGTTCCTCCGGTTCCGGTAAATCCACCCTTCTCCGCTGCATCAATCTGTTGGAAAAGCCGAGCGGCGGCCAGATCATTTACAACGGGGAGAACATCCTCGACAGCAAGCATGATATCTTCTCATACCGCCAAAACCTGGGCATGGTATTCCAGCAGTTCAACCTGTTCAACAACCACAACGTCTTGAAGAACTGCGTCGTTGGCCAAGTCAAGGTGCTGAAGCGCTCCAAAGAGGAAGCGGAGAAAGTTGCTTTGAAATACTTGGACGTCGTTGGCATGAGCCAATATGTCAACGCCAGCCCGAAACAGCTCTCGGGGGGACAGAAGCAGCGTGTCGCCATCGCGCGCGCCCTTTCCATGGAGCCCGATGTCATGCTCTTCGATGAGCCGACATCCGCACTCGATCCTGAGATGGTCGGCGAAGTATTAAGGGTCATGAAGGAGCTAGCCGGATCCGGCCTCACCATGCTCATCGTGACGCACGAAATGGAATTCGCCAAGGAAGTATCAGACCGCGTCGTCTTCATGGACAAAGGCGTCATCGCCGAAGAAGGCCCGCCGGAACAGATCTTCAACCATCCGAAGCAGGAGCGTACGAGGGAGTTTTTGAAGCGAACGTTGAAGAATGGATGA
- the lepB gene encoding signal peptidase I: MTKKKSESLEWIKALAIAIILVVIARSFLITPIVVEGASMNTTLQDKDRMIVTKIGDPKRFDIVVFHANEQQDYIKRVIGLPGDTIEFKNDTLYVNGKAYDEPYLDDQKMARAGDLTEPFKLEDTAVGQKTVPEGTVFVMGDNRQNSEDSRMIGAIPMDQIVGKTNLIYYPFKDFKIIHN, encoded by the coding sequence GTGACGAAGAAAAAAAGTGAATCCCTGGAGTGGATCAAGGCACTGGCCATCGCCATCATCCTGGTGGTCATCGCCCGTTCCTTCCTTATCACCCCGATCGTGGTTGAAGGGGCATCCATGAATACGACCCTTCAGGATAAAGACCGGATGATCGTAACCAAGATCGGGGATCCGAAGCGATTCGATATCGTAGTGTTCCATGCCAATGAGCAGCAGGATTACATCAAGCGCGTCATCGGGCTGCCCGGTGATACGATCGAATTTAAAAATGACACACTTTACGTCAATGGCAAGGCCTATGATGAACCCTACCTCGACGATCAAAAAATGGCCAGGGCAGGCGACCTGACCGAACCGTTCAAGCTTGAAGATACGGCAGTCGGCCAAAAGACCGTCCCGGAAGGCACCGTCTTCGTCATGGGGGACAACCGCCAGAACAGCGAAGACAGCCGCATGATCGGAGCCATCCCGATGGATCAGATCGTGGGGAAAACGAACTTGATCTACTATCCGTTTAAGGATTTTAAGATTATTCATAACTGA
- a CDS encoding DMT family transporter, producing MKNIKVISMIGVISIIWGYLWVSMKVGLQDIPPFFFTTLRLFIGALVLITVLIIRRKPILPKGNEWRRFFALGMLMCVGYYALCTYGIQFVDSGISSVLVYTMPIIVSILAHFFLNERLNWLKGFGLIVGAAGLATIIGPKLLHLSWNLALFGEIVIVVSVFFWSSANVYTKKIGRDHDKIKMTLWQLIDGGIILLIISLLKEHHEIAHLSIHMPSMLALLYSSILGTAVAFVGWNWVLGNIEASIASISLMSVPILGLIFGSIQLHEAITRNVIIGALFVCLGILFTSLPKKKPLKG from the coding sequence ATGAAAAACATAAAAGTCATCAGCATGATTGGAGTCATCAGCATCATTTGGGGGTATTTATGGGTAAGCATGAAGGTGGGACTTCAAGACATCCCTCCGTTCTTCTTTACGACCCTGAGACTGTTCATCGGTGCATTGGTCCTCATCACGGTGTTAATCATAAGAAGGAAACCGATCCTTCCAAAAGGAAATGAGTGGCGCAGATTCTTCGCCCTCGGCATGCTCATGTGCGTAGGCTATTACGCCCTATGCACCTACGGGATCCAATTTGTCGATTCGGGCATTTCTTCCGTCCTCGTCTATACGATGCCGATCATCGTCAGCATACTCGCCCACTTCTTCCTGAATGAGCGCCTGAACTGGCTCAAGGGATTCGGGCTGATCGTCGGTGCAGCAGGACTGGCAACCATCATCGGGCCAAAGCTTCTCCATCTGTCTTGGAATCTTGCCCTGTTTGGCGAGATCGTCATCGTCGTGTCGGTCTTCTTCTGGTCTTCAGCCAATGTGTATACGAAGAAAATCGGGCGTGATCACGATAAGATCAAAATGACCCTATGGCAGCTGATTGACGGGGGAATCATTCTCCTTATCATCTCCCTGCTGAAAGAACACCATGAAATTGCCCATCTGAGTATCCATATGCCTTCCATGCTGGCCCTTTTATATAGCAGCATACTAGGTACGGCCGTCGCATTCGTCGGATGGAACTGGGTTCTTGGGAATATCGAGGCTTCGATCGCCTCCATCTCCCTGATGTCGGTGCCGATCCTCGGACTGATATTCGGATCCATTCAGCTTCATGAAGCGATTACCCGGAATGTCATCATCGGGGCGCTATTCGTCTGCCTCGGTATCCTGTTCACATCCTTGCCCAAAAAGAAACCATTGAAAGGGTGA
- a CDS encoding beta-glucoside-specific PTS transporter subunit IIABC, with the protein MMAKKYRELAEQVVENIGGGGNVDQAWHCVTRLRFNLHDKEKVNIDTIKSIDGVLGAQFSGDQFQVIIGNTVSDVFEEVEPLVGGSGGAPERKGQKQGALSAVMDFISGIFTPILPALAGAGLLKGFLALFVTVGWLKDTGDTYAVLNAIGDSVFYFMPFFLAVSAARKLKTNEYLALAVAGTLMYPTFMNAANGFTDAKSFTLFGADFISIPVLSYASSVVPIILGVILLKYVYNLVKKVIPSVISLMFSSMITLLIVMPLTLWVIGPLGTNLGNGLSDIFLWLFTHAGPVAGALMAGLMPLIIMTGMHYAFVPIAIQNLTIYGNDAVLQPMMFISNLGQAGSAFGVAVRTKNKALRQMAISAGISATIGITEPAMYGVNMKLKKPFAYALGSSAVLGAFAGWYGFKAFALGGLVGVFSLPVFADPSGASAAIIIAIILFVLSILLPFILVLILGFEDIPEDGAAVKADSEPKQPVATGKQGSIQSPLEGTIVPLKDVSDPTFAEEIMGKGIAIEPSANRVVAPISGTIMVLADSKHAIGIKGDNGEEILIHIGIDTVSLKGEHFKAHIATNDRIEAGQVLVEFDRDAIKEAGLEAVTMVIITNTADYLDVLPLNESGPIFEGEQLLTLVK; encoded by the coding sequence ATGATGGCAAAGAAGTATAGAGAATTAGCCGAACAAGTAGTTGAAAACATCGGAGGCGGAGGGAACGTCGATCAGGCGTGGCACTGTGTCACCCGGCTCCGCTTCAATCTTCATGACAAAGAAAAGGTCAATATCGATACGATCAAATCAATCGACGGGGTGCTTGGCGCCCAATTCTCAGGTGATCAGTTCCAGGTGATCATCGGGAATACGGTCTCGGATGTTTTCGAGGAGGTCGAGCCGCTTGTGGGCGGATCCGGGGGTGCTCCGGAACGCAAAGGACAGAAACAAGGTGCGTTGTCTGCAGTCATGGACTTCATTTCCGGTATCTTCACTCCGATCCTGCCGGCCCTTGCCGGTGCGGGGTTACTGAAAGGGTTCCTGGCCCTGTTTGTTACAGTCGGATGGCTGAAGGATACCGGAGATACGTATGCAGTCCTTAATGCCATAGGAGACAGCGTGTTTTATTTCATGCCGTTCTTCCTGGCCGTGTCTGCAGCCCGCAAGCTGAAGACCAATGAATACCTGGCTCTTGCCGTGGCCGGAACGCTCATGTATCCAACATTTATGAATGCGGCCAACGGTTTTACCGACGCGAAAAGCTTTACCTTGTTCGGTGCAGATTTCATCTCGATTCCCGTACTGAGCTATGCATCAAGCGTCGTACCGATCATCCTCGGCGTCATTTTGCTGAAGTACGTGTACAACTTAGTGAAAAAAGTGATCCCATCTGTCATTTCACTCATGTTCTCATCAATGATCACTTTGTTGATTGTCATGCCTCTTACCCTCTGGGTGATCGGCCCACTTGGAACCAACCTAGGAAACGGCTTATCTGATATCTTCCTATGGCTCTTCACGCATGCAGGTCCTGTCGCAGGTGCGTTAATGGCCGGATTGATGCCATTGATCATCATGACTGGTATGCACTATGCATTCGTTCCGATTGCCATCCAAAACCTGACCATATACGGCAATGATGCTGTCCTGCAGCCAATGATGTTCATCAGCAACCTTGGACAGGCCGGCTCCGCGTTCGGTGTGGCCGTGCGTACGAAGAATAAGGCACTCAGGCAGATGGCAATCTCAGCGGGGATATCCGCAACCATCGGGATCACCGAGCCTGCCATGTACGGGGTCAATATGAAGCTCAAAAAGCCATTTGCGTACGCGCTGGGTTCCAGTGCCGTCCTCGGGGCATTTGCCGGCTGGTATGGCTTTAAAGCCTTCGCACTCGGCGGACTTGTGGGGGTATTCTCCCTCCCGGTCTTCGCAGATCCGAGCGGTGCATCGGCTGCGATCATCATTGCCATCATCCTGTTCGTCCTCTCGATCCTCCTTCCGTTCATCCTTGTCCTGATCCTTGGGTTTGAGGATATCCCGGAAGACGGTGCGGCTGTGAAAGCAGATAGTGAGCCGAAACAACCGGTTGCTACTGGTAAACAAGGAAGCATCCAGTCTCCTCTTGAAGGGACCATTGTTCCACTGAAGGACGTATCCGATCCAACCTTTGCTGAAGAAATCATGGGAAAAGGGATTGCGATTGAACCATCTGCCAACCGTGTCGTGGCGCCGATCAGCGGGACGATCATGGTCCTTGCCGACTCCAAGCATGCCATCGGGATCAAGGGGGACAACGGGGAAGAAATCCTCATCCACATCGGGATCGATACGGTTTCCTTGAAGGGTGAGCACTTCAAGGCCCATATCGCTACGAATGATCGGATCGAAGCCGGACAGGTACTCGTCGAGTTTGATCGTGATGCCATCAAGGAAGCGGGCCTGGAGGCGGTCACCATGGTGATCATCACCAATACCGCCGATTATCTCGATGTGCTGCCCCTGAACGAATCCGGCCCGATCTTTGAAGGGGAACAACTGCTGACATTAGTGAAGTAA